In Brettanomyces bruxellensis chromosome 8, complete sequence, a genomic segment contains:
- a CDS encoding uncharacterized protein (SECRETED:SignalP(1-20)~MEROPS:MER0000356), whose translation MKLSNSVLISLVISLAAVDALVIPASFKDLPTEFSLVPQNEGKTKKVGKEVSPSVSSFKGQSVEFLAKEDALPLIQREEPIAGGFIVLLKDNVSKESFDFQRLWVQDAQIQSLAKLDSSAQAEFSSIVSAAGFENTKGGIKHIYDSDFLKGYSGYFTPEVVDMLRRHPDVASVEVDSTVHALKAQNQIGAPWGLSRISHREKLGLANFNQYVFDGTAGEGVTAYVIDTGIHVTHQEFEGRAVWGATIPTDDVDDDGNGHGTHCAGTIASKTYGISKNAKLVAVKVLGSNGSGTMSDVIKGVEFAANSHIKEAKAAKKNFKGSTANMSLGGGKSPSLDMAVNAAVKAGIHFAVAAGNDNSDACGSSPAAATGPVTVGASTLSDSRAYFSNYGKCVDIFAPGLNILSTYTGSDSATAVLSGTSMASPHVCGLLTYFLSLQPEDTSVFKSGIVTPDELKQDLIDFGTVGALSDIPEDTPNVLVFNGAGKDLKSFWNSSEIAELDSTAEDADSARTAKIVDSSIEEELSYAKDVLEGMIDKVSSVKKLISGN comes from the coding sequence ATGAAGCTCTCAAATTCTGTTCTTATCTCACTTGTCATATCTTTGGCCGCTGTTGACGCTTTAGTCATTCCAGCCTCGTTTAAGGATTTGCCTACCGAGTTCTCCCTTGTTCCACAGAATGAggggaaaacaaagaaggTTGGTAAAGAGGTTTCGCCCTCGGTTTCATCGTTCAAAGGCCAAAGCGTCGAGTTTTTGGCTAAGGAGGATGCTCTGCCTCTGATTCAGAGAGAGGAGCCAATTGCCGGAGGATTCATTGTTCTGTTGAAGGACAATGTTTCTAAGGAGTCGTTTGACTTCCAAAGATTGTGGGTTCAGGATGCCCAGATCCAGTCGTTGGCTAAATTAGACTCTTCTGCACAAGCAGAGTTCTCTTCGATTGTTTCTGCAGCCGGCTTCGAGAACACTAAAGGTGGAATCAAGCATATTTACGACAGTGACTTTTTAAAGGGTTACAGCGGATACTTCACTCCTGAAGTCGTTGATATGTTGAGAAGACATCCGGATGTTGCCTCGGTTGAGGTTGATTCCACCGTCCATGCATTAAAGGCACAAAACCAGATTGGTGCCCCATGGGGACTTTCGAGAATCTCTCACAGAGAAAAATTAGGGCTTGCCAACTTCAACCAGTACGTTTTTGATGGCACTGCCGGGGAAGGTGTCACTGCATATGTTATTGACACTGGAATCCACGTGACCCACCAGGAATTCGAAGGCAGAGCCGTCTGGGGTGCCACAATCCCTACCGATGACGTTGATGACGATGGAAATGGACACGGTACTCACTGTGCCGGAACTATCGCTTCTAAGACTTACGGCATTTCGAAGAATGCCAAACTTGTTGCCGTCAAGGTCTTGGGATCCAACGGTTCGGGTACCATGTCTGACGTCATCAAGGGTGTCGAGTTTGCCGCAAACTCTCACATCAAGGAGGCTAAGGCCGCCAAGAAGAACTTTAAGGGCTCTACTGCCAACATGTCTTTGGGTGGTGGTAAGTCTCCTTCGTTGGACATGGCTGTCAATGCAGCAGTTAAGGCTGGAATCCACTTTGCAGTTGCCGCCGGTAACGACAACAGCGATGCCTGTGGTTCCTCTCCTGCAGCCGCCACTGGTCCAGTCACAGTTGGTGCATCTACTTTGTCGGATTCAAGAGCATACTTCTCGAATTACGGCAAGTGTGTTGATATCTTTGCTCCTGGGTTGAATATCTTGTCCACCTACACTGGTTCTGATAGTGCAACTGCCGTTCTATCTGGAACCTCTATGGCTTCTCCACATGTCTGTGGTTTGCTCACATACTTCTTGTCTCTCCAGCCTGAAGACACATCTGTGTTCAAGTCCGGTATTGTGACTCCGGATGAGTTGAAGCAGGATTTGATCGACTTCGGTACCGTCGGTGCCTTAAGCGACATTCCTGAAGACACACCTAACGTTCTTGTCTTCAACGGTGCTGGAAAAGACCTCAAGAGCTTCTGGAACTCAAGCGAGATTGCAGAGCTGGACTCTACAGCCGAGGATGCCGATTCTGCAAGAACTGCAAAGATTGTCGACAGTTCGATTGAGGAGGAGTTGTCCTACGCCAAGGATGTTCTTGAAGGAATGATCGACAAGGTTTCTTCAGTCAAGAAGTTGATTTCGGGCAACTGA
- a CDS encoding uncharacterized protein (BUSCO:EOG09264NJ1): MPQTFVTSAFNPTGSHVAYVVQSLDVQVLKVQSTSQDKSASNGVIVHPIDKKEYPGVKCLKWISEDILACVFNGSNKLLILDTSSNEVVSVLKTEQLILSIAVSTIQRGRVFVLDSNTTVIQYQLEPSFSSWRLEKATKLEEEVSSTTDMIDFDERYLFLFSNSAYAFDKQEGKICDFKNLYISTVNSAVKYEDQNGVPWVIVSANNDRFINTVGVTSDGLINNSKQILITENPILELCHNSISDPDMEVITALTENGALEIFNNPFGTEDPSSQNKSKRRRRNQAVKSKRSDAKIVLDRVNASVDNKSEAIFIENVSIGPRYLTICYPEDSSYLSFTKKEWWTRSDKNSECQYSVLKDVKIVKERSLGNLEKDNQHYNSDRSSAKAYKENYAIVAGGDDLQDLEIGEAAENEAFGTLVEKLQSTDIKGLNADKNRSKRKLNVGSLSVVLSQALKSNDHGLLETVLNNCRDEEVIKSTICRLDTSYILTLLNRLSERLSRGKASKNKQQYQLLDAWVKYILIYHGSYLISLPNLNADLGILTTTLRRRARNMDRLMELKGRLRMIGEYSAAKRFIEQGLSENYSGKATADKEEEAAVEYVEALDDAGLESDEDDDKDENTDDSDAADTAQVEDDSEDDAGSEITDNDTGLSDVE, encoded by the coding sequence ATGCCTCAAACGTTTGTAACTAGTGCATTTAACCCAACTGGAAGCCATGTTGCATACGTTGTTCAATCTTTAGATGTACAAGTTTTAAAGGTGCAATCCACTTCACAAGATAAATCTGCATCAAATGGTGTTATTGTTCATCCCATCGATAAGAAAGAGTACCCAGGTGTGAAATGTTTAAAATGGATATCCGAGGATATCCTTGCGTGTGTTTTTAACGGCTCGAATAAACTCTTGATACTAGACACATCAAGCAATGAAGTTGTCTCTGTTTTGAAAACGGAACAGCTAATTTTAAGCATTGCTGTCAGTACTATTCAACGGGGAAGGGTTTTTGTTCTTGATTCAAATACAACAGTTATTCAATATCAGTTGGAACCAAGCTTCTCGAGCTGGCGGTTGGAAAAGGCTACTAAGTTAGAGGAAGAAGTTAGCTCTACTACAGATATGATCGATTTCGATGAAAGATAtctatttctcttttctaaTTCGGCATATGCTTTTGATAAGCAGGAAGGTAAGATTTGCGATTTCAAGAACTTGTATATTAGCACTGTTAACAGTGCAGTTAAATATGAAGATCAAAATGGCGTTCCTTGGGTAATAGTATCTGCAAACAATGATCGATTCATAAATACAGTTGGTGTCACCTCGGATGGATTAATAAACAACTCGAAGCAAATTTTGATTACGGAAAACCCAATTTTAGAACTTTGTCATAATAGCATCAGCGATCCAGACATGGAAGTAATAACAGCTCTTACAGAAAATGGAGCCTTGGAGATATTTAACAATCCGTTTGGAACCGAAGATCCATCGtcacaaaataaaagcaagagaaggagaagaaatcAGGCTGTTAAATCGAAGCGGTCTGATGCTAAAATAGTTCTTGACAGAGTGAATGCCAGTGTAGATAATAAATCAGAGGCTATTTTCATTGAAAATGTGAGCATCGGACCAAGGTATCTCACTATTTGTTATCCGGAAGATTCAAGCTACCTTTCGTTTACTAAGAAGGAATGGTGGACCAGGTCAGACAAGAACTCTGAATGTCAATATTCTGTTTTGAAAGATGTGAAGATTGTGAAGGAAAGATCACttggaaatttggaaaaggatAACCAGCATTATAACAGTGATCGATCGAGTGCAAAAGCATACAAGGAAAATTATGCCATAGTTGCAGGGGGTGATGATCTGCAGGATTTAGAAATTGGAGAGGCTGCAGAGAATGAAGCTTTTGGCACATTGGTGGAAAAGCTGCAGTCCACTGACATCAAAGGCTTAAATGCAGATAAAAATAGATCGAAGAGGAAGCTCAATGTTGGATCATTGTCTGTTGTTTTGTCACAAGCTCTTAAGTCAAACGATCACGGCTTACTTGAGACAGTGTTGAATAACTGTAGAGATGAGGAAGTGATAAAGAGCACCATTTGCCGCTTGGACACATCATACATTTTGACATTGCTCAACAGGCTCAGTGAAAGATTGAGTAGAGGCAAAGCATCGAAAAACAAGCAGCAATACCAGTTGCTTGACGCGTGGGTAAAATACATATTGATTTACCATGGCTCTTACTTGATAAGCCTTCCTAACTTAAATGCAGACTTGGGTATTTTAACAACAACATTAAGGAGAAGAGCACGGAATATGGACAGATTAATGGAGTTGAAGGGTCGGCTTAGAATGATTGGTGAATACTCCGCCGCAAAAAGATTTATAGAGCAAGGTCTTTCAGAAAACTATTCTGGTAAAGCCACTGCTGATAAAGAGGAGGAAGCCGCAGTTGAATATGTTGAAGCGTTGGATGATGCGGGATTAGAgagtgatgaagatgatgataaagatgaaaatacagATGATTCTGACGCTGCAGATACAGCCcaagttgaagatgattCAGAGGATGATGCTGGTTCTGAGATTACAGATAACGATACAGGATTAAGCGATGTGGAGTAG
- a CDS encoding uncharacterized protein (SECRETED:SignalP(1-21)) — protein sequence MVNSLTNLIFVILALQHLYSAIKNNHGWLYVFTSIGFGFVGFGSFLFHMSLRYEYQMMDELPMVYATAILFGYFLGFDYSPFYRKLCAWGTAISTLVFTYIYIFIWRNPVFHQIFYAFLNFGLIFRSLSAVRRFITDDRTRKLEYKMLTLAFGLFLFGFIIWNIDNVYCSSITYFRRHFLGLPFGFLTEGHGWWHIFTGMGIYYFILYNEIVSKWIIGEQRKYTLVWFGPLAEFQLKPITEKKRNEVYSSY from the coding sequence ATGGTGAACTCCCTAACAAACCTTATTTTCGTCATATTAGCATTACAGCACTTATACTCGGCcattaaaaataatcatgGATGGCTTTATGTATTTACATCCATTGGGTTCGGCTTCGTCGGATTTGgctcttttctctttcatATGAGTCTCAGGTATGAATATCAAATGATGGATGAGCTTCCAATGGTTTATGCCACTGCTATTCTGTTTGGTTACTTCCTGGGTTTCGATTATAGCCCATTTTATAGAAAGCTATGTGCGTGGGGTACGGCTATTTCCACACTCGTCTTCACTTATATCTACATTTTCATCTGGAGAAACCCTGTTTTCCATCAAATTTTCTACGCATTTCTAAATTTTGGTCTTATATTTAGGTCATTATCAGCAGTACGCCGTTTCATCACGGATGATCGCACCAGAAAGCTCGAGTACAAGATGTTGACACTCGCTTTTGGGCTATTCCTATTTGGCTTTATCATTTGGAATATAGACAATGTCTACTGCTCCTCGATTACCTACTTCAGGAGGCATTTCTTGGGGCTTCCTTTCGGATTCTTAACCGAGGGTCATGGTTGGTGGCATATATTCACAGGAATGGGTATTTATTACTTTATTCTTTACAACGAGATCGTCTCCAAATGGATTATAGGGGAGCAAAGAAAGTACACTCTTGTCTGGTTCGGTCCATTAGCTGAATTCCAATTGAAGCCAATCactgaaaagaagaggaatgAGGTCTATTCTTCTTATTAG
- the MSI3 gene encoding adenyl-nucleotide exchange factor (BUSCO:EOG092616YZ) yields MPASIPFGVDLGNNSSVIAVARNRGIDIVVNEVSSRSTPSVVGFGRKNRAIGESGENQRNSNLKNTIANLKRLLSLSTKSPDYDVEKKYATYNLVDKDGFAAAKVRFQGKEKEFTSTELVAMYLNKLRAVTEKETEAHVSDICLAVPVWYTEQQRRAAADACLIANLNPVRIVNDVTAAAVGYSVFKTNLPEDKSKNVAFIDIGHSSYTCSIAAIKKGEMKIIGTAFDKNFGGRDFDRAITEHLADEFKGKYHIDIRSNAKAYSRVMRASEKVKKILSANTSAPVNIESVMNDIDAQSTLSREELEELVKPLLERVDAPVKEALEIAGLKIEDIDSIELIGGCTRVPALKTKLAEIFGKALSFTLNQDEAVAKGAAFICAMHSPTMRVKPFKFEDINRYSVTYSWDKGDEDTDHLEVFPKGGAYPSTKMITLYRSADFEINAKYTNAEDLPEGVSQDVATWKITGVEIPEGEDSAICKIKVRQDPSGFYTIQAAYIVHEKEFKELVEKPEEDDKKEDDKKDDGKKGDDDKEGDEKEEAEPEYRIVKKLVKVKDLDVEYSGHALSKDALQESLDQEFKMVADDKLVAETEDKKNALEEYIYELRAKLDEEYKDFASDSEKEALKKKLSDAENWLYEDGYDTIKAKYIAKYEELASTGNLIKARYQQKQEELRQKLQAKKERRAQKAMAEQLARQAEAAKKAEAKKAKKDAKKDSDGDVPMN; encoded by the coding sequence ATGCCAGCTTCTATCCCATTCGGAGTTGATCTCGGTAACAACAGCTCTGTTATTGCAGTTGCAAGAAACAGAGGTATCGATATCGTTGTTAACGAGGTTTCTAGTAGATCCACGCCTTCGGTCGTTGGTTTTGGCCGTAAGAACAGAGCCATTGGTGAGTCCGGAGAAAATCAGAGAAACTCTAACTTGAAAAATACCATTGCCAACTTGAAGAGATTGTTGTCTCTGTCCACCAAGTCCCCTGACTATGATGTTGAGAAGAAGTACGCTACATACAACTTGGTCGACAAGGATGGTTTTGCAGCTGCAAAGGTCAGATTCCAGggaaaggagaaggagtTCACTTCCACTGAGCTGGTTGCCATGTATTTGAACAAGTTGAGAGCAGTCACCGAAAAGGAAACTGAGGCACATGTTTCTGACATATGCCTTGCAGTTCCAGTCTGGTACACAGAGCAGCAAAGACGCGCTGCTGCTGATGCTTGCTTGATTGCTAACTTGAACCCTGTGAGAATTGTCAATGATGTCACAGCTGCCGCTGTTGGCTACAGTGTCTTCAAGACTAATCTTCCTGAGGATAAATCTAAGAATGTTGCTTTCATCGATATTGGACATTCTTCCTACACATGCAGCATTGCCGCCATCAAGAAGGGAGAGATGAAGATTATCGGCACTGCCTTTGACAAGAACTTTGGAGGTCGTGACTTTGACAGAGCCATCACTGAGCATCTTGCAGATGAGTTCAAAGGCAAGTACCACATTGATATCAGAAGTAACGCCAAGGCCTACTCGAGAGTCATGAGAGCCTCtgagaaggtgaagaagattcTTTCTGCCAACACCAGTGCACCTGTCAACATCGAGTCTGTGATGAACGATATTGATGCGCAATCCACTTTGAGCAGAGAGGAGCTTGAGGAGTTGGTGAAGCCATTATTGGAGAGAGTCGATGCCCCAGTTAAGGAGGCATTAGAAATTGCCGGCTTGAAGATCGAGGATATCGACTCCATTGAGTTGATTGGAGGCTGTACCAGAGTGCCAGCTTTGAAGACTAAGTTGGCCGAGATCTTTGGAAAGGCTCTTTCCTTCACATTGAACCAGGATGAGGCTGTTGCCAAAGGTGCCGCCTTCATCTGTGCTATGCACTCCCCAACTATGAGAGTCAAGCCATTCAAGTTTGAGGACATTAACAGATATTCGGTTACATACTCATGGGATAAAGGTGACGAGGACACCGACCATCTTGAGGTCTTCCCTAAGGGAGGTGCCTACCCATCCACGAAGATGATCACCTTGTACAGAAGTGCTGACTTTGAGATCAATGCCAAGTACACCAATGCTGAAGACCTTCCAGAAGGTGTGAGCCAGGATGTTGCCACGTGGAAGATCACAGGTGTTGAGATTCCAGAGGGTGAGGATAGTGCGATTTGTAAGATCAAGGTCAGACAGGACCCATCTGGCTTCTACACTATTCAGGCAGCCTACATTGTCCATGAGAAGGAGTTCAAGGAGCTTGTTGAGAAACCAGAAGAGGACGACAAGAAGGAGGACGACAAGAAGGATGATGGCAAGAAGGGTGATGACGACAAGGAAGGTgatgagaaggaggaggcTGAGCCAGAATACAGAATTGTCAAGAAACTCGTGAAGGTGAAGGACTTGGACGTCGAGTACAGTGGCCATGCCCTTTCAAAGGATGCCTTGCAGGAGTCTTTGGACCAGGAGTTCAAGATGGTTGCTGATGATAAGTTGGTTGCTGAGACCgaggataagaagaatGCACTTGAGGAGTACATCTACGAGTTGAGGGCCAAACTTGATGAGGAGTACAAGGACTTCGCATCCGACAGTGAGAAGGaggctttgaagaagaagttgtCTGATGCCGAGAACTGGTTGTATGAGGATGGCTACGATACCATCAAGGCAAAGTACATTGCCAAATATGAAGAGTTGGCATCGACTGGAAACTTGATCAAGGCCAGATACCAGCAGAAACAGGAGGAGCTCAGACAAAAATTGCAGGCCAAGAAGGAGCGTAGAGCCCAGAAGGCTATGGCTGAGCAATTGGCCAGACAGGCTGAGGCTGCTAAGAAGGCTGAGGCTAAAAAGGCCAAGAAGGATGCTAAGAAGGACTCTGATGGAGATGTTCCAATGAACTAA
- a CDS encoding uncharacterized protein (BUSCO:EOG09263R4M), producing the protein MTTRSMGKRSSEQGSEVKQEENYESFQEDIRRVESVPKRRKLPRIEVKIDPDDLVIPKEDHRAIKKTKKKTTRKTKRKKARKPRKSAANQDDNDIPSQPPANFWPMYNLIKKMRAKVKAPVDKIGCDHISTAVSGLKEGPVWRFQVLISLMLSAQTKDEVNYQAMKKLQDYFISHGYKNGLSMEAILDTDQAKLDELIYKVGFHHRKANFIKRTAEMLKEKYDGEIPKDVKKIMEFPGVGPKMGYLFLQIAWGICSGIGVDTHMARMAGWYHWVPKWQKGKPEPEYVRKCFEKMLADHKEEWSVINPTLVGFGQTICLPTAPRCDICTISRTGLCPAVDKALLRRVEMNRKSGVKSPQKKSRGDISGLLPNE; encoded by the coding sequence ATGACAACAAGATCAATGGGGAAGAGATCTTCTGAACAGGGCAGTGAAGTGAAGCAAGAGGAAAATTATGAGAGTTTTCAGGAAGACATTAGACGGGTGGAATCTgttccaaaaagaagaaaactgCCCAGAATAGAGGTGAAAATAGATCCTGATGATTTAGTAATTCCCAAAGAAGATCACAGagcaataaaaaaaaccaaaaagaaaacaaccAGAAAGACtaaaaggaagaaagctAGGAAGCCCAGAAAGAGTGCAGCGAATCAAGACGATAACGACATTCCATCACAACCGCCTGCAAATTTCTGGCCGATGTATAAtttaatcaaaaaaatgagggCCAAGGTTAAAGCTCCTGTTGATAAGATTGGATGTGATCATATAAGTACTGCAGTTTCTGGGTTAAAGGAAGGTCCTGTTTGGAGATTCCAAGTGTTAATTTCACTAATGCTTTCCGCACAAACTAAGGATGAAGTAAATTACCAGGCCATGAAGAAGTTACAAGACTACTTCATCTCACATGGGTATAAGAATGGACTATCCATGGAAGCGATACTTGATACAGATCAAGCAAAACTAGACGAACTCATATACAAAGTTGGATTTCATCATAGAAAGGCCAATTTTATAAAAAGAACGGCTGAAATGCTCAAAGAGAAATATGACGGCGAAATTCCTAAGGATGTGAAGAAGATTATGGAATTTCCCGGGGTGGGACCAAAGATGGGCTATTTATTCTTACAGATTGCTTGGGGAATTTGTAGTGGAATTGGTGTAGATACCCACATGGCCAGGATGGCAGGATGGTATCATTGGGTTCCAAAATGGCAAAAAGGGAAACCTGAACCTGAATACGTTCGGAAgtgctttgaaaaaatgTTAGCGGATCACAAGGAAGAATGGAGTGTAATTAATCCAACATTAGTTGGCTTTGGGCAAACAATATGCTTGCCGACAGCACCACGTTGCGATATTTGTACCATATCACGAACAGGTCTTTGTCCAGCTGTTGATAAGGCCTTACTACGTCGAGTCGAAATGAATAGAAAAAGTGGTGTGAAGTCACCACAGAAGAAAAGTCGGGGTGACATATCGGGCTTGCTACCGAACGAATGA
- a CDS encoding uncharacterized protein (BUSCO:EOG09260WGT), whose translation MNVAPYKSSPGTPQFQGTQHIYQGGVSGYGGPMNNDPYYGQQQGKGPGEGLNPSKLMAQGMYNNSMGQPAQMVQSQGTPVNHHTQLQALQQQLQQIPGTPQQQPQNMQPIQGYSNMLSQGQPNQHQIQQQQILQQQEQQRQRLQQNISQMTQTGTPQRASINVDSSIMGSTHWQHQIKLEKVSQASNSPHFYARSAASASRSPLEAVNNNDPNGLQQGSTLIEITKSVLSSVIVEEELTTGNNEHRRPIPAQREIDEEEEDQKNRIRENNAQLWTGLDLSGQQLSFVSPRLFNLQFLRRLFLNGNMLTEVPREILNLKSLRVLDLSSNLLKSVPPEMGMLFNLKYLYLFDNELESLPWEFGNLESLQFLGIEGNPNIDQKIVATLAKKGTRGLIIHLRDDAPRLEPPEARKWIPIGGDGEPELKDSKPSTEIDLSQSGDSEFTLMSYNTLCQHYATAKMYKYTPSWALNWEYRRNKLTEEILGYKSQVICLQEVETMTYEDYWTPLMEKNGYKGVFYCKGRAKTMSEKNAKKVDGCATFFKVSSFKLVDKKLVNYSGVVMTEDKFKKTEDLFNRFANKDNVALILVLQHITTGSKVLVANTHLHWDPEYNDVKTMQVAVLLDELQRMVRKYSKSRDDLNKVPMVICGDFNSQTNSAVYELISQGSSKNHEDMTGRDYGKFTSEGFAHPFHLSSAYDCLGELPFTNFTPTFTEVIDYVWYSTQPLSVRGLLGEEDKKYTKKVIGFPTGDCPSDHIPLIARFEIKKQLAAGKKIRVDFGSGGYSRKT comes from the coding sequence ATGAACGTGGCACCATATAAAAGCTCACCAGGAACTCCACAGTTTCAGGGAACACAACATATATACCAAGGGGGTGTTTCTGGATATGGTGGTCCTATGAACAACGATCCCTATTATGGACAACAACAGGGTAAGGGTCCAGGGGAGGGTTTAAACCCATCAAAATTGATGGCTCAAGGCATGTACAACAATTCAATGGGGCAACCAGCACAAATGGTGCAATCTCAAGGAACCCCAGTTAACCACCACACACAACTTCAAGCCTTGCAAcaacaacttcaacagATCCCCGGTACTCCACAGCAGCAGCCTCAAAATATGCAGCCAATACAGGGATATTCAAACATGCTTTCACAGGGACAGCCAAATCAACATCAAATTCAGCAACAGCAGATTTTACAGCAGCAAGAGCAACAACGTCAACGGTTGCAGCAGAATATTTCACAAATGACACAAACTGGGACGCCTCAACGCGCATCTATTAATGTTGACTCCTCAATAATGGGTTCGACTCACTGGCAACATCAGATCAAGCTTGAAAAAGTCTCTCAGGCTTCAAACTCGCCCCATTTTTATGCAAGAAGTGCCGCCTCTGCTTCCAGATCACCTTTGGAAGCTGTAAACAACAATGATCCAAATGGCCTCCAACAAGGTTCTACTCTTATCGAGATTACAAAGTCGGTTTTGTCGAGTGTAATTGTCGAAGAAGAGCTTACCACAGGAAATAACGAGCATAGAAGACCAATACCAGCACAGCGTGAAATTGacgaagaggaagaggacCAGAAGAACAGAATTAGAGAGAACAACGCACAGCTTTGGACAGGTTTGGATCTAAGTGGCCAACAACTTTCATTTGTTTCACCCAGACTATTTAATTTACAGTTTTTGAGGCGACTCTTTTTGAACGGAAATATGCTCACAGAGGTTCCCAGAGagattttgaatttgaaatcACTTAGAGTTCttgatctttcttcaaatcttCTCAAGTCGGTGCCTCCTGAGATGGGTATGCTATTCAATTTAAAGTatctatatttatttgataaTGAATTGGAGAGTCTTCCTTGGGAATTTGGAAACCTGGAGTCCTTGCAGTTCTTGGGCATTGAGGGAAATCCCAATATTGATCAGAAAATTGTGGCTACGTTGGCAAAGAAAGGAACTAGAGGATTGATTATTCATCTACGTGATGATGCACCTCGCTTGGAACCTCCGGAAGCAAGAAAATGGATACCAATAGGAGGAGACGGAGAACCTGAACTCAAGGATTCGAAGCCCTCTACGGAGATTGACCTTTCTCAGAGTGGTGATTCTGAATTTACGTTAATGAGCTACAATACATTATGCCAGCACTATGCTACAGCTAAAATGTACAAATACACACCATCGTGGGCACTTAATTGGGAAtacagaagaaacaaaCTTACTGAGGAAATTCTGGGATATAAGTCACAAGTTATTTGTCTTCAAGAAGTCGAGACGATGACATATGAAGATTACTGGACTCCTTTGATGGAGAAAAATGGATACAAAGGAGTGTTTTACTGTAAGGGAAGAGCAAAAACGATGAGCGAGAAGAATGCGAAGAAAGTGGACGGATGTGCAACATTCTTTAAGGTCAGCAGTTTCAAGCTAGTTGACAAAAAATTGGTGAATTACAGTGGTGTCGTTATGACCGAAGATAAGTTTAAGAAAACGGAGGATTTGTTCAACAGGTTTGCTAATAAAGATAACGTTGCTTTAATTTTAGTGTTGCAACATATAACGACGGGTAGCAAGGTGCTGGTGGCAAATACACATTTGCACTGGGATCCAGAATACAATGATGTGAAAACAATGCAAGTTGCTGTTCTTCTGGATGAACTCCAAAGAATGGTCAGAAAGTACAGTAAATCAAGGGATGATCTGAATAAAGTGCCGATGGTTATATGTGGTGACTTCAACTCTCAAACAAATTCGGCAGTTTATGAATTGATATCACAAGGATCAAGTAAAAACCACGAAGATATGACCGGACGAGATTACGGAAAGTTCACATCTGAAGGATTCGCTCATCCGTTCCACCTCAGCTCGGCATATGATTGTCTGGGGGAGTTACCATTCACAAACTTTACTCCAACATTCACCGAAGTTATAGATTATGTTTGGTATTCGACCCAACCGCTTAGTGTGAGAGGTCTTTTAGGAGAGGAGGATAAGAAATATACCAAAAAGGTCATTGGTTTCCCAACAGGAGATTGCCCATCTGATCATATACCTTTGATAGCTAGATTTGAGATTAAAAAACAGCTAGCAGCAGGAAAAAAGATCAGGGTGGACTTTGGATCTGGCGGCTATTCAAGAAAGACATGA